Proteins encoded within one genomic window of Lysinibacillus louembei:
- a CDS encoding SMI1/KNR4 family protein yields the protein MWIERWQQLAKNLKRQGAFVQPIDIQPVATEQELQQVEAQLGIQIPSEFRQVLQKCSQQVDVYWTLPDEVIIPSELTDIPSGDFGWSLANLYVPDEQLYLQFHSARNGDAVLIKLEDATIWCWSHEEDQYDYLATNFQSYVDAITTLGCIGIDCGQHRQFCDTTGLNLQLTSSQIWLDWLEQYSISDLQQAKLSLHSLLLYASMHGIKETEVQQAFLQFDKEQIYQVLRQNIEQEQSTTNQKAWSDILVNVCASEAVQWVRALWQKDSNIASGLRDYLTAQCLPSEEGLSLILNDIEKDKVNGYTALQRLRHFQHPSIIEWMQNTVAFPIDGWDILLAQSQPSAERLLEWLNGREVERLIAIHAIHYMMRGEIVPTSVVKTEKWRPLLAFWEEHEVLRKNKKLFSQALNGLDNWLLKQQRGN from the coding sequence ATGTGGATAGAGCGCTGGCAGCAATTAGCCAAAAATTTAAAGCGACAGGGAGCCTTTGTACAGCCAATTGATATACAGCCTGTCGCAACAGAGCAAGAGCTACAGCAAGTAGAGGCACAGCTTGGCATACAAATCCCATCTGAGTTTCGTCAAGTATTGCAAAAGTGCTCACAGCAAGTAGATGTGTATTGGACGTTACCTGATGAAGTAATTATTCCATCTGAGCTAACAGATATCCCTTCAGGCGATTTTGGATGGAGCTTGGCAAATTTGTATGTACCAGACGAGCAGCTATATTTGCAATTTCATTCAGCTCGTAATGGGGATGCAGTTCTGATAAAGCTTGAAGATGCAACGATTTGGTGCTGGAGCCATGAGGAGGATCAATACGATTACCTTGCGACTAATTTCCAAAGCTATGTCGATGCGATAACCACTTTAGGCTGCATAGGCATAGATTGTGGGCAGCATCGTCAGTTTTGTGATACGACAGGATTAAACCTCCAGCTAACTAGCTCACAAATATGGCTGGATTGGCTTGAGCAATATAGCATCTCTGATTTACAGCAAGCTAAATTGAGCTTACATAGCTTGCTTTTATATGCTTCTATGCACGGTATAAAAGAGACAGAGGTACAGCAGGCCTTTTTACAGTTTGACAAAGAGCAAATTTATCAGGTGCTACGTCAAAATATCGAGCAAGAGCAATCAACCACCAACCAAAAAGCATGGAGTGATATATTAGTCAATGTTTGTGCTAGCGAGGCTGTGCAGTGGGTGAGAGCGCTTTGGCAAAAGGACAGCAACATAGCAAGTGGGCTGCGCGATTATTTGACTGCACAATGCTTGCCCAGCGAAGAAGGGCTATCACTTATTCTTAACGATATAGAAAAGGATAAAGTAAATGGCTATACCGCTTTGCAGAGACTGCGTCATTTTCAGCATCCATCTATCATTGAATGGATGCAAAATACCGTAGCTTTTCCAATCGATGGCTGGGACATCCTGTTAGCACAATCACAGCCAAGTGCTGAGCGATTGTTAGAATGGCTGAATGGACGTGAAGTGGAAAGGCTGATAGCCATTCATGCGATTCATTACATGATGCGAGGAGAAATTGTTCCTACATCTGTTGTGAAAACAGAAAAATGGCGTCCGTTGTTAGCTTTTTGGGAAGAGCATGAAGTATTACGAAAAAATAAAAAGCTATTTAGTCAAGCTTTAAATGGTTTGGATAATTGGTTATTAAAACAACAGAGGGGGAACTAG
- a CDS encoding toxic anion resistance protein, whose amino-acid sequence MSEYKNPLFEDLETREKITNEIVEAEPQQLVSNEEYSQIRKRQIALKSEPQVRALANKIDVHNQIAVLEFGKDTAKGISTFSDRMLSTIKTSKLERSSELLRNLNTIMDRFDPKDFEQEEKKKGGLIKRLFSKSKEQLEKLLSKYDTMNKEVDAVYNEIQKYEVEMKRNTMELEQMYDENLNYFHSLSEHIAAVEVKVEELNSQLPSLEAQANAGDQVAILEYETVQRAIELLEQRRYDLEMAQQVSFQSAPQIRLMQQGNNHLIAKINSAFVTTIPIFKQGLVHAVTMQRQKLVADSMIELDKRTNEMLVRNAQNIRQNSVNIARTAGSPSITIDTIETTWQTIMAGIEETKQIQEETIRNREEGRKRIEKLQLEYEKLKKM is encoded by the coding sequence ATGTCTGAATATAAAAATCCATTATTTGAAGATTTAGAAACGCGTGAAAAAATAACAAATGAAATCGTAGAAGCTGAGCCACAGCAGCTTGTTTCGAATGAGGAATATTCACAAATTCGCAAGCGTCAAATTGCTTTAAAATCTGAGCCACAAGTGCGTGCATTAGCCAACAAAATCGATGTGCATAATCAAATTGCAGTATTGGAATTTGGCAAGGACACAGCGAAGGGCATTTCGACTTTTTCTGATCGTATGCTATCGACAATTAAAACGAGTAAGCTAGAGCGTTCAAGTGAGCTGCTCCGCAATTTAAATACGATTATGGACCGCTTTGATCCGAAAGACTTTGAGCAGGAGGAGAAGAAAAAAGGTGGGCTCATTAAACGCTTGTTTTCGAAAAGTAAGGAGCAGCTAGAGAAACTGTTATCCAAATACGATACGATGAACAAGGAAGTTGATGCTGTTTACAACGAAATTCAAAAATACGAAGTAGAAATGAAGCGCAATACGATGGAGCTTGAGCAAATGTATGATGAAAACTTAAACTATTTCCATAGTTTAAGCGAGCATATTGCAGCTGTCGAAGTGAAGGTGGAGGAGCTAAATAGTCAGCTACCATCATTAGAGGCGCAGGCGAATGCAGGTGACCAAGTGGCCATTTTAGAATATGAAACAGTGCAGCGAGCAATTGAATTATTGGAGCAGCGTCGCTACGATTTAGAAATGGCACAGCAAGTGTCATTCCAATCAGCGCCACAAATTCGTCTAATGCAGCAAGGGAATAACCATTTAATTGCGAAAATTAATTCGGCATTTGTGACAACAATTCCTATTTTTAAACAAGGGCTTGTTCATGCGGTAACGATGCAGCGCCAAAAGCTGGTTGCGGATTCGATGATTGAGCTAGACAAACGCACAAATGAAATGCTTGTACGCAATGCTCAAAATATTCGCCAAAACTCTGTTAATATTGCAAGAACAGCGGGTAGCCCAAGCATTACAATCGATACGATTGAAACGACATGGCAAACAATTATGGCAGGCATTGAGGAAACGAAGCAAATTCAAGAAGAAACGATTCGCAACCGTGAAGAAGGTCGCAAGCGTATTGAAAAACTGCAGTTAGAATATGAAAAATTAAAGAAAATGTAA
- a CDS encoding choice-of-anchor I family protein, protein MKFKSLTALTAGITIALSSLGAPLGAKAETMLHMQATSRYDSGVQNEDGGTTEIVAYNADNQKYYVINGTTKQIEVVALPNTASFTTLKAEKSINLEEGLKKIKPTFTYGDVTSISINTELKTIVAAVQAAGTNDNGLAVFLNYDGVIQHVVEAGKQPDMITFTPDGKKALVANEGEPREGYDKAVDPEGSVTVIDLANGITNATAQNVTFEALDAQREKLVAQGVIVKKNTAPSVDFEPEYIAVNAASDKAYVTLQEANAIATLDLTTNQWIDVKSLGLKDHSLEKNALDFRKDKKIAIQPENLFGLYMPDGIASYEVNGKTYLVTANEGDSRDWEGYINEIETELDGNEVVLFDPSDYDGLDASKTYSFGARSFSIYEADTMKQVYDSGSDFEKLTAQALPEYFNVSNNNTKLDNRSGKKGPEPEDVKIGQIADRFYAFVGLERIGGIMMYDITNPSAPTFVQYINERDFSEDIKGDVSPEGLAFIAAEKSPTGLPTLLAAHEVSGTVAAYTIGAPKAVTFTDIQGHWAQTAIEHVASVGIFKGVTKERFNPNEQLTKAQFITALSRTQQLVPSTSAPFTDVKATHYFSEAVAWAYDNQLIETTSRQFKPNNAMTREQAAQILYRYLQQTGYEFLTQQTQAYTDDATISSAAKEAVYALQQAGIMTGNEQQQFNPQATLTRAEAAAILSPLF, encoded by the coding sequence ATGAAATTTAAAAGTTTAACAGCATTAACAGCAGGGATTACAATTGCATTATCTAGTTTGGGAGCACCGCTAGGAGCAAAGGCTGAAACAATGCTACATATGCAAGCTACATCTCGCTATGATTCAGGCGTACAAAATGAGGATGGTGGTACAACAGAAATTGTTGCTTACAATGCCGATAATCAAAAATACTATGTGATTAATGGAACAACGAAGCAAATTGAAGTGGTCGCATTACCAAATACCGCATCGTTTACAACTTTAAAAGCAGAAAAAAGCATCAATCTTGAAGAAGGGCTTAAAAAAATTAAACCAACATTTACATATGGCGATGTGACAAGTATTAGTATCAACACAGAGCTAAAGACGATTGTAGCAGCAGTGCAAGCTGCCGGTACAAATGATAACGGCTTAGCAGTATTTTTAAATTATGATGGTGTGATACAGCATGTTGTAGAAGCAGGTAAACAGCCAGATATGATTACATTTACACCTGATGGTAAAAAGGCACTTGTAGCAAACGAGGGTGAGCCACGTGAAGGCTATGACAAGGCGGTCGATCCTGAGGGTAGCGTGACGGTTATTGATTTAGCAAATGGTATAACAAATGCGACAGCACAAAATGTAACATTTGAAGCGTTAGATGCACAACGTGAGAAATTAGTGGCACAAGGGGTAATTGTCAAGAAAAATACAGCTCCTTCAGTTGATTTTGAGCCAGAATATATAGCGGTGAATGCAGCTAGTGACAAAGCATATGTAACATTACAGGAAGCAAATGCAATCGCTACACTGGATTTAACAACAAATCAATGGATTGATGTTAAATCATTAGGCTTAAAGGATCATAGCTTAGAAAAAAATGCATTAGATTTTAGAAAAGATAAGAAAATCGCAATTCAGCCAGAAAATTTATTTGGACTTTATATGCCAGATGGAATTGCCAGCTATGAAGTAAATGGCAAAACATATTTAGTGACAGCAAATGAGGGAGACTCTCGTGATTGGGAAGGCTATATAAACGAAATTGAAACAGAATTAGATGGCAATGAAGTCGTGTTATTTGATCCATCGGATTATGACGGCTTAGATGCATCCAAAACGTACAGCTTCGGTGCGCGCTCATTTTCCATTTATGAGGCAGACACAATGAAGCAAGTGTATGATAGCGGTAGCGACTTCGAGAAATTAACAGCGCAAGCTTTGCCTGAATACTTCAATGTTTCAAATAATAATACAAAGCTAGATAATCGCAGTGGTAAAAAAGGGCCTGAGCCTGAAGATGTAAAAATCGGACAAATCGCTGACCGTTTTTATGCTTTCGTTGGACTTGAGCGAATCGGTGGTATTATGATGTACGATATTACAAATCCTAGCGCACCAACGTTTGTCCAATACATCAACGAGCGTGATTTTAGCGAGGATATAAAAGGCGATGTTTCACCAGAAGGGCTTGCATTTATTGCAGCAGAAAAAAGTCCAACAGGCTTGCCAACTTTACTTGCGGCACATGAAGTAAGTGGGACAGTTGCAGCATATACAATTGGTGCACCAAAAGCAGTGACATTTACTGATATTCAAGGTCACTGGGCACAAACAGCGATTGAGCATGTTGCAAGTGTTGGCATTTTCAAAGGTGTTACAAAAGAGCGCTTCAATCCAAATGAACAGCTAACGAAGGCACAATTTATTACAGCATTAAGTCGCACACAGCAGCTTGTACCATCTACAAGCGCACCGTTTACAGATGTGAAAGCAACACATTATTTTAGCGAGGCTGTTGCATGGGCTTATGACAATCAATTGATTGAGACAACGAGCCGACAATTTAAGCCAAACAATGCAATGACACGTGAGCAAGCGGCACAAATACTGTACCGCTACTTACAACAAACAGGCTATGAATTCCTAACACAGCAAACGCAAGCATACACAGATGATGCAACGATTTCATCAGCGGCGAAAGAAGCTGTCTATGCGCTACAGCAAGCTGGTATTATGACAGGTAATGAACAGCAACAATTTAACCCACAGGCTACTTTAACGAGAGCGGAAGCGGCGGCAATTTTAAGCCCATTATTTTAA
- a CDS encoding methyl-accepting chemotaxis protein yields MRRQLSLKGKILIPLLITLIVAFIAMMLFISTINSRALKKDAMLQSETMLESTTAIIHAYFERYRDGLSLLMNNEQFVAAATSSVTTNEIEVDTIFEALLPFTEIYEGVSNVYISLNNGRTIAAPVNNVPANIDPRDRPWYVDAVKVGGIVIGEPYVDAISGEKVITISQPLYSQTNQLVGVIGADISLTYLIETLNTINPGYDGEVFLVSAIGNPIVHHTIEDENLFELPAYSFLKSLDDTDFTVNHQQLDNQLVVYKKIEGVQWVVGSDYEMKNINAIANSTTKILLITFSVVLIIITILMLFIVSRLIRPITALEKVAQQLATGDLTVQLQATTNDEVGSLAKAFGDMVSKTSNTIRNIQQSIYKLSLSSNSLTAYSEEMNATSDEIATATISISDDAALVNTEANKAAELSDSLQQQMQKIHDNTTVLSSTAQTVDEVGSQAIQQIDYLEETNHSMQAKIQHMQAIMTKLEQDMAKIESIATFITTISGQTNLLALNASIEAARAGEHGKGFAVVADEVRKLAEQSAQAAADVQLSIQEILNQSKVATAEMQSTNEQFAVQINAVEETTSAFQQMSQHVTNMLSAIHAINEEVSSATSLSSTIQHQMHEILNASDQTLAATEQVTSSTLEQTEATKTVAMASEELLLMSQEMERQIDQFKVADNPES; encoded by the coding sequence ATGCGCAGACAACTATCTTTAAAAGGAAAAATATTAATCCCACTACTTATCACATTAATCGTTGCTTTTATCGCAATGATGCTATTTATTTCAACTATTAATAGCAGGGCATTAAAAAAAGATGCCATGCTACAAAGCGAAACAATGTTAGAAAGTACAACAGCTATTATTCATGCTTATTTTGAGCGCTATCGCGACGGTTTATCTCTTCTGATGAATAATGAGCAATTTGTTGCTGCGGCAACAAGCTCTGTAACGACAAATGAAATCGAAGTTGATACGATTTTTGAAGCGTTATTACCATTTACAGAAATTTATGAAGGTGTGTCAAATGTTTATATTAGCTTAAATAATGGTAGAACGATTGCCGCACCTGTCAATAATGTACCAGCAAATATCGACCCACGCGACCGTCCATGGTATGTGGATGCGGTTAAAGTCGGAGGAATTGTCATTGGCGAACCGTATGTGGATGCTATTTCTGGTGAAAAAGTTATTACGATTTCACAGCCACTTTATTCTCAAACGAATCAATTAGTTGGGGTTATTGGAGCTGACATTAGTTTAACCTACTTAATTGAAACGCTTAATACCATTAATCCAGGCTATGATGGGGAGGTTTTCCTCGTTAGTGCTATTGGTAATCCGATTGTTCATCATACAATTGAAGATGAAAATCTTTTTGAGCTCCCTGCTTATTCATTTTTAAAGTCGCTTGATGACACTGATTTCACAGTTAATCATCAGCAGCTTGATAATCAGCTAGTCGTTTATAAAAAAATTGAAGGTGTACAATGGGTTGTTGGTAGCGATTATGAAATGAAAAACATTAATGCGATTGCTAATTCTACAACGAAAATATTGCTTATCACGTTTTCTGTTGTGCTTATCATTATTACAATTTTAATGCTATTCATCGTCAGCCGCCTGATTCGTCCAATTACAGCGCTTGAAAAGGTGGCACAGCAATTAGCGACTGGTGATTTAACCGTACAATTGCAAGCAACGACAAATGATGAGGTTGGCAGCTTAGCGAAAGCATTTGGTGATATGGTAAGTAAAACGAGCAATACTATTCGTAATATCCAGCAATCGATTTATAAATTGAGCCTATCTTCCAATAGCTTAACAGCTTATTCAGAGGAAATGAATGCGACAAGTGATGAAATTGCCACAGCTACCATATCCATTTCGGATGATGCAGCGCTCGTTAATACAGAGGCAAATAAAGCAGCAGAGCTATCAGACTCCTTGCAGCAGCAAATGCAAAAAATCCATGATAATACAACAGTCCTTTCATCCACTGCCCAAACAGTTGATGAAGTTGGCTCACAGGCTATACAGCAAATTGATTATTTAGAAGAAACAAATCATTCAATGCAAGCTAAAATTCAACATATGCAAGCGATTATGACAAAGCTTGAACAGGATATGGCGAAAATTGAAAGCATTGCGACATTTATTACAACGATTTCAGGACAAACAAATTTATTGGCATTAAATGCTTCTATTGAAGCAGCGCGCGCTGGTGAGCATGGTAAAGGCTTTGCAGTCGTAGCAGATGAGGTACGCAAACTAGCGGAGCAATCGGCACAGGCAGCTGCGGATGTTCAGCTATCTATTCAGGAAATTTTAAATCAATCAAAAGTTGCGACAGCTGAAATGCAATCAACAAATGAACAGTTCGCTGTTCAAATAAACGCAGTTGAAGAAACGACATCTGCCTTCCAGCAAATGTCGCAGCATGTAACAAATATGCTTTCTGCTATTCATGCAATCAATGAAGAAGTGTCCTCTGCCACTTCCCTATCTTCAACAATACAGCATCAAATGCACGAAATTTTAAATGCAAGCGATCAAACACTTGCCGCAACAGAGCAAGTGACAAGCTCTACACTTGAGCAGACCGAAGCAACAAAAACAGTCGCAATGGCATCAGAGGAGCTGCTATTAATGAGTCAGGAAATGGAAAGACAAATCGATCAATTCAAAGTTGCTGACAATCCAGAAAGCTAG